The following are encoded in a window of Candidatus Obscuribacterales bacterium genomic DNA:
- a CDS encoding transposase encodes MMGQLSSGQERLFYSFNLEDHIPANHLLRSIDQCLDLSDLRHHLADFYSPIGRPSIDPELMIRMLIVGYCYGIRSERRLCEEAHLNLAYR; translated from the coding sequence ATGATGGGACAGTTATCGAGTGGGCAGGAGCGACTGTTTTACTCGTTCAACCTTGAAGATCACATCCCAGCCAATCACCTCCTGCGCAGCATTGATCAATGCCTCGATCTGAGTGACCTGCGCCATCACCTCGCCGATTTCTATAGCCCGATTGGGCGTCCGTCGATTGATCCTGAACTGATGATCCGCATGCTGATCGTGGGCTATTGCTATGGCATTCGCTCAGAAAGGCGGTTGTGTGAAGAGGCCCATTTGAACCTGGCCTATCGCT